Genomic window (Sulfurovum sp. NBC37-1):
GTTTGATCGCCTTGATACGACCGTAGGTTGTGCCTACAATCACATTGTCACCCACATGCAGCGTACCGTTCTTGATGATAACGTTGGCAACCGGTCCAAAACCTTTTTCGACTGAACTCTCTACCACGACAGCTTTCGCTTTTCTGGTCGGATCCGCTTTCAGTTCCATCATTTCTGCCTGCAGCAGGATCGTCTCAAGCAGGTCATCGATACCCAATCCTGTATGTGCAGAGACCGGGACGAATTCATATTCGCCGCCCCAGTCCGCAGCCATAACATCTATCTCGGCAAGCTGCGATTTGATATTGTCTGGGTTGGCACTCTCTTTGTCCATCTTGTTCATCGCAATAATCATCGGAACACCGGCCGCTTTGGTATGTGCGATCGCTTCCTTAGTCTGAGGCATCACACCGTCATCGGCCGCAACAACGATAATAACGATATCGGTCGCCTGGGCACCACGTGCACGCATCTCCGTAAAGGCTTCGTGACCCGGGGTATCCACGAACGTGATCTTCTTGCCGTTCTTCTCTACCTGGTAGGCACCGACATGCTGCGTGATACCGCCCGCTTCTTTGTCCGCCACTTTCGCAGAACGGATCTTGTCAAGCAAAGAAGTTTTACCGTGGTCAACGTGACCCATGATCGTAATGACCGGCGGTCTCTCTTCAAGGTGCGTATCTTCCACCTCATCATATGCCTGAACATAATCAAGCTCATCGAGCGGGTTCATCGTACTGACTTCCACACCGAACTCTTCTGCCAATATCTCGATCTCATCTTTGGAGAGGAAGTCGTTCTTCGTCACCATCATCCCAAGAGCGAAGAGGACTTTCACCACTTCACCCACGGACCGGTTCACCTTCTCGGCGAATTCATAGACTCTTACATTTTCCGGGATTTCCACTGATGTTATGACCTCACTGCTTTCTTCTTTGGTATATTTCTTACGCTTTCCGCCACGCTTAAGTGATCGTCTCTGCTGAGGACGGAACGGTTGTCTGCCTTTGGCAGGACCGCCGTTCGCAGCTTCTCTCTTCTTTGCCTCTTCTCTACGCTTCTGTTCCTGGCGCATCATATCTTCATAGATATTCTTATCAGAGAAGTCAAGCAGGACCACTTCTTCTTCTCCAAAACCGCTGTCTATATCTCCGCTCATACTGTCATGGTTGAAGATATCAATCTTCTTTCCTGTTTCTCTTGCTTCTGCAGGCCCTTTTTTGACCTTTTTCTTACTCGGAGGTGTCGGTGCTCCACTCCCCATCGATATTCTTGTAGCCGCACGGACCGGTGCAGGCTTCGCTTTTCTGACGATCTTGATCCCTGTACGGGAAAGGGTTCTGCGTTTAGGCTTCTCTATTTCTGTTCCCTTTTCCGCTTCAGATTCAGCTTTTTTACTCACCACAGAGATACCTTTGCGCTGTTTCACTTCTTTGACGACCGGTGCGGCTTCTACTGTTTCTTCTTTAGCGGTCTCTGCAGGCGTTTCAATTTCTTCAATAACTGCAGTTTCAGGTTCACTCTCTACTGTTTCTGCAGCAGTTGATTCCTCAACTGTGTTTTCTGTTTCTTCCGGAATAACTTCTGTCTTTTCAGGTGCTGTTTCTTTTTCGATAACAGGAGCTTCAACTATTGTTTCAGGCTCTTTCTCCACTGTTTTTTTCTTAACTACTTTAAGTTTCGGCTTCTCACCCGGTTTCTTGAAACCTTTAGGCAGAGTTCCGCTTATAGCAAAGTCTACAAGAATACCGGCGTCATCCATGCTGATGGCACTGTTGGCCGCTTTGACATTGAATCCCAACTCTTTGGCTTTCTCTATCAGTTCGCCGTTAGACAATCCCGCTTCTTCTGCTATTTCTTGGATCTTAACTTTATCCATACTTGATTAACTCCTTTAATATACTGCGTCTTTGCGCATAGACCGGCTTTATGCCAGCGTTCCCAAAAGTCTTGCCAACTGTTCCGCATCCTGCTTGAAACGTTTGGCAAGACCTTTGAGCTTTTTGTCATCTTTCACACAGCTTTTACAAAGATAAAAACTTCTACCCATACCATTGAATTGCACTATCTCTTTACCGTCATGCTTTAATCTGATCAAACTTTTTTGAGGATGTCTACTGCGGCAGGCGATGCACATTCGAATGGGCTGTGATTTTTTCATGCGTATTATACCTAAAAAGAGATTAAGCCTGTGGGCTATTATTTGGTGATGACACCATTATTGTCCAAAGCGAGTACAAAAACCCTGAATTGGGGGAATCTGGCCCGCAAACTCTGTGCGATCCTGTCGGTATCTTTTTCATAGGCAAGGTTGAAGAATGTCGACCCAGAACCTGAGAGCGTACTCATCAATGCTCCCTGTTTGAGTGCCAACTTCTGCACATCAAAGAGTTCAGGCATCATCTTCATACGTCTGGCCTGATGCAGCTTGTCCTTCGAGGCGATACGAAGCAGGTCCCATGACTCGCTCATGAACAGGGCTGTCATATAGGCTGCTCGCGAAAGGGAATAGACGGTTTCCTCTTTTCGGTACATTTTAGGCAGTACCGTACGCGAACGTGCCGTGGAGATCGTTCTGTTGGGTACGACCACGACCGCCCGGAGATAGTCGGGCATCCGGCGCTTTTTACTGTAAACCCTGTCCCCTTCCACACAGGCAACATTGAAACCACCCATCACTGCCGGAGTGATATTGTCGGGGTGGTGTTCATAACGCAGTGCCTGATTGAGGATTTCACGTTTATTGTATTTCACCCCTGCCATAGCATAGGCACCGCTCAGAGCCGCGACGATCACAGCAGAGGAGCTTCCCAGACCTCGTGAGATTGGGATGCGGTTGGTGAATTCGAATCTGAAGTTGTTCGCTTTACCGCTCAAACGTTTATAGTTCTCATTGAAAATACTCAAAAAAAGCGAATTTTTCTTGATCTTTGGGTTATCTGCCCCTTCTCCATGCGTTGAAAGACTCAGAAATTTCGAGGGTTTGATGACGATCTCATTTCTAAGATCGACTGCAAGTCCCAGGGTATCGAACCCCGGTCCCAAGTTTGCGCTGGTTGCCGGTACACTTATTAACATCTGTTACTACTTTGTCAAACGGCCGGAAGTACATACTCAGGTGTCGACTCTTCATCCAATTCAAGATCATGAATACGCTGAGGCAATGCAAACTTCGTTACAGGTGGCTGTTCATATTTTTTTGTAATTATAGTCTCTTTTTCCTTGATAAAGTAGAGCTTGCCTATCGCCTTGACAGGTTGGCCTCCATTCACCATAAACGCACTGCATCCGTAACAGGGAATATTACGTACGATCTCAATGGTCTTGAGCATGATATAGGTCAGCTTGATCGCCATGTAGGATCCTGGACCTCTTGTATAAATGATACTTTCTACAGAGTAACGTTCCAGCATTTCAGTGATAATCGGAAGCAGTACTTCAGAAGTTTTTTTATCGGAGCTGATCTCCTCGATCAGTTCACCTTCTCTGTAAACACCCACCAGAAGCGGTGAAGCGATGGAGATAATGAGAAGCTGGAATTTATGCGAAGGATTTTGCAAAAGCTCTGCTTTGTAACTCTTTTACTGTAACGAATTCATAGTTCCTGCTGTCTGCCAGTAATTTGGAAGTAAGTCTGTAGTTCAGGTTATGGCTGCCTGCAAACGATTCATACTTTGCAAGGATATTGTGCCCGGAGACCATCATATCCCCCATCGCATCGAGGATCTTGTGTCTGGCGAATTCGTTCTCGAAACGGAGTCCTTCGGGATTGAGTACTTTATGGTCATCCAATCCGATGGCATTTTGCAAGGTCGCACCAAGAGCAAGGTTCTGGCTTTGAAGATACTGAATATCTTTGGCAAAACCGAAGGTTCTCGCCCTTGCGATCTCTTCGATGAAATTATGGGTACCAAATTCAAAGCTCTCACTCTGCACTCCGATGACCGGGTGGTCGAACTTGATCCTGAAATCAAAAGTGGCCTTGTCCGAAGGAAGAAGGCGTACGAACTTGTCACCCTCTTTGATCTCAACGGCTTTTTTGACACAAATGACCTTCTTTGGGACATCCAACTCTTTGATACCCGCCTCGTCGAGAAGCAGGCAGAAGGAGATCGATGAACCGTCCATAATGGGCATTTCGTTACCGTCCACTATCACACGCATATTGTCTATACCGTAAGCATAGACAGCCGACAGAAAATGTTCGATCGTTGAGATAAACCCTTTTTCACTGCCTATGACCGTAGCCATACGAGTATCGATGACAGAATCAGGGGAGAGAGGAATGTTCAGCGCCAGATCTTCACGATAGAACACAATGCCCGCATTTGCAGAAAGCGGTTCGAGTCTCAATCTGATCGGCTCGCCTTTATGCAGACCGATACCGACGACTTCGACAGCTTTTTGAATGGTACGCTGCTGCATAAAGAGACTCCTTCACTTGATTTCGCACTATTATACTATAAAATATAGATAATTGCAAAAAGCACTTTATCCCAAATCCGTAAATAGAAAATAACCATAAAAGAAGAAGTATCGTAAAATAGGGGAAAAGAAAGACAAAAGCGACACTAAACACTTTCACCCATTTGGTGAAGCTTTTGCCAAGGAGTAAAAGTATGCCACAAGGTGTGTTAAATTTTTCTGTAGAGGGAACTAAAGAGTCACTTACTTCCAATGCCGGAACCATATTATTCGGTGAATATCTAAAAGCAACTAAAATCGATCAATTCTGTAATGCCTATCTACCTTTACCTCAAAGTAATCGAGGTTATATGCCATTTGAACACATGCAACCATTACTTCTTATGCTTCATAGCGGAGGAAGGGTCCTGGATGACTTACGTATGATTCATAAAGATAAAGCCATCAAAGAGACGTTGAAGATTAAACATATACCTGTATCAGAGAGTGTAGGAAAATGGATCACACGTCACGGACTACATGGTATCTATGGTATTGAATCCATCAATCGTAAACTGTTGCGAAGACATTTAAAAACGATAGATGAGCCTTTAGTACTTGATATTGATGCTTCGGTAATATTTTCACAAAAAAGTACAGCAGTGACAACTTATAAAATGCAAAGCGGATATATACCTATGATTGGTCATATCAATGGCGGATATGTGATTCACAGTGAATTTCGTTCAGGCAATATTGCGCCCGCAGATAATAATCTGACGTTTCTAAAAAGATGTCGGGAACAATTACCCAAAGCAAAATCACTCTCTTTTTTTAGAGCAGATTCTGCTTCTTATCAGGCTGAACTTTTTAACCACTGCAATAATCATCATATCACCTATACCGTGGGCGCTAACTTAGATCATTCCGTCTACGCCAATATCAAAGAAATTAAAGAGTGGCAATCATTCCAAACCAAAGAAGGTACAGCACATCACCTTAAAGAAGAAGTAGCTGAGTTTATACATACCATGCAGCACACAGACCATGCCTTTAGACTGATTGTTGTCAAAAAGACAGTGACACCGGTACTTCCGGAGATCTGGGATATGTTGAGTATAGACGAAAAACTTGATCTTGCCAGAGAGCATTATTATGTCATCGCTACCAATGCAGATGAAAGCATGTCTGCTCAGGATGTTGTTAGGTTTTATCGCAAGCGTGGAGATACAAGCGAGAACCGGATCAAAGAACTTAAAAATGGTTTCAATCTCAATTATCTTCCTTCATCAAATTTTATCTCCAATGCATTTTACTTTCAGATAGGTGTACTGGCTTATAATCTCTTCATTCTTTTTAAACAAATACTGCAAAATAGCTGGCAAAAACATACGGTTGCCACGATACGCTATAAGTTTTATCGTTTAGCAGGAAAGGTAGTGAAACACAGTAGGCAGACTATCTTGAAAGTTCAAAAAGAGTTTGTAGAAATATTTCACTCCATAAGAGAATGCATCTATAGGGTTTCACTGGAATGATACCCGTATAAAGTCACCAAAAACATCAATACGATAGAAACTTCAAACACTAGAATAGTGCCTAAAAAAACAGCATTTTTAGCATAAACATGTCGGTGTGCTAAAAACAACAAGGTAATACGCAAATTTATGATGCATCTAATCTTTTAGCATAATATCTCTCGTTGATTTTAGTTCAATTTATGATTACTTTGGGGCTATTTACGGATTTGGGTTTATGATCTTACTTTTTTCTCTTCTCTTTCACTGGCGGAGGGGAGATGATCTCGTCTGCCTGCTTAAATACCTTGTTGATGAACTTGTTGATCCATGACTGGTCAAACCACTCGACCGGTCTCACTTCGTTACCCTGAACCAGCATACCGAAATGCAAATGGTCACCCATCGCCAGTCCGGTCATACCCGTTTTGGCGATCGTCTGTCCTGCATGTACTTCATCTCCTTCATTGACCAGAAACTGAGAACAGTGCCCGTAAAGGGTGTAAAGTCCCAGACCATGATCTATCAGAAGCATATTGCCGTAAATACCGTTGTCATCCGTGAAGACCACTTTTCCCGAGTTTGATGCCTTGATATCGGCCATGCTGTTACTGGCAAGGTCATAGCCCACATGATAGGATTCGGACACGGTATTGTCCTTGCTTCCATAGTAGTAATATCTGTGATCACCGAAACTTGCCACTTTCTTCCCGTTTCTCAGCGGATAAAACTTCTTGATCTTCCAACTGTCGAGCATCTCGTTAGAAACAGGCTTGCTTAACTTATGGATCAGTACCTCGTTTTTCTGACGCATAGTTTCATTGATCGCTTTGAGTTTTTTAAGTTTGTCTGTAATCTCCGCATACTCAGGATCACTGGAAGCCAGATCAGTGATCTTTCCATCAATGAATTTATCAGTCGCTTTGATATGGGATGTTTTGTACCTTGGATTGCCGTGATAGAAAGGAACATGCAGTTCGCGTCGGTTCCTGGCAAGGTCCGTCGCTACGATCTTGGCATCAAAGCTGTTGTCCGTGAACGGCCAGGCGACCAGTACGGCATAATATCCCTCTTTTTTGTAGGGTTCCGGCTTGAACTTGTTCTTATTGGCAAGCACATAAAGCTCATCCATATTTTCATCATCCGCCTGGAAGACTATCAGTGCAGAACCGCCCTGGTTGATCATACGTGAATTGGAAAGGATATTGACATTGGGCCTTTTGTAGTCCACAGTCACATCAATACTCTTAGTCGCTTTGTTACCTTCCATCATGTTCCACATGCTGCTGTCACCTACCGTAACGGTCAACTTGTAGTCTTTCGCTTTGGGATCGAGTACTTTCCCTTTGGGATACTTCACTTTAATGACTGCTTCTTTGGTCCCCTTGTCGAAGAAGCCCTGGTCGATGATCACACTCTTTGTGCCGTCAGAGAGTTTGACCTCATAGGAATTCAGGCCAACATTGTCCGTTACCTTGACCTTCAGAGGGTCCTTTCTGTTCCAGAAAATATGCTTTTGACTTTCGATCTTCGGTTTGACCCTTTCAAACTCCGGTGCGGTATAGACATACCATGCACCTGCAGCCACTCCCGCCAGCAGGAGTACACTGAATATCTTGTTCGCGAGATTCCCGCTACGTTTCTTTTTTGCCATTTTTCAATCCTGTGTCTTTTAATTTTATAGCGTTTTGAAGTTTTCCTATAATTGTATCGATTATTTCTTGTAAGTTACCTGCTTCAAATGTTACACCGGCCGCGACCTTGTGTCCTCCTCCACCGAAGTCCGCGGCGATGGCGTTGACATCGATCCCTTTGCTGCGCAACGAGACTCTGATGCTATTTTTCATCTCCATGACGAACACCGCCACTTCCACTGTTGTCAGGGAACGCGCATAGTCTACGATCCCGTCCATGTCGGGTACCGTTGCGCCCGTTTCAGCAATATCTTCTTTGGTCACGTAGAGTACGGCGATACGGGCATCACTATAGAGTTTCAAACTCTTCAGTGCCCGCTGCAGAATACGAAATGACGCAAGGGAGCGTCTCTGTGTGAAGTGATAAGCAACTTTTGCAGGGTCGACTCCGATCTCAACCATCTCTTTGGCCACTTCAAAGACCTGGGCCGTTACCGAAGAGGTAGTGAAATAGCGTGTATCTGAAAGCAGGGCAGCATAAAAACATTCTGCACTATTTACAGAAATATCATAATGCTTTTTAAAGAGTTCAAACGCTACCTGCGAGGAAGAGGCATACTCTGGCAGTACCACATTGAGCGTGCCGTACCGGTCATTGCTTCGATGATGGTCGATGTTGAGTATCTGACGTCCCTTCAGTTCAAAACCCAGCCGTTCTATGCTTCCGCAGTCGCAGGCGATGACCAGGCTGCTGTCATACTCCATCTTTGTTTTGATCCTCTCAAAACCTGAGAGAAAATCAAGATGACGCGGCAGATCTCTGGAGGCATTTACAACCTCCACTCTTCGTTTTTTCAATTCTTTCAACAGATTGTATATACCCAGTGCCGTACCGATGGCATCCGGATCAGGATTAAGATGGGAAAGTATTGTAACGAAATCTGCTTCTTCGATTAGCTTTTTGGCCTCATCATACGGAAAATCCTCTTTATCCCTCACAACTATTCAACTTTCATGGAAAGGTCTATCCATTTCGCCTGATGGATAATGGACCCCGAAGAAATCGCATCTACTCCCGTTGCAGCTATTTCGGCAATGGTTTCAAGCGTCACATTGCCGCTGGCTTCAAGCAAAATATGCGGATAATTCGCATTCCTGTAAGTCACCACTTCTCTGGTCTCCTCCAGGGACATATTGTCACACATTACGATATCCGCACCCGCCTGCATTGCTTTTGTGACCATCTCCAGACTTTCACACTCGATCTCCACTTTGGAAGTGAAAGGTATCTTCTGCCGTACTTCCTGCATGAAGGCATCCAGGTCGTCGATGGTCTTGAGATGGGTATCCTTGAGCATCAGACAGTCATCCAATCCCATACGGTGGTTGAGTCCTCCGCCGCATCGCACGGCATATTTCTCGAATTCACGCAGCAGAGGCCGGGTCTTTCTGGTGTCGAGCAGTTTGGCATCCGTACCCTCTATCGCTTTGGCATACTGTGCTGTCAATGTGGCGATGGAAGAAGCATGCAGGATCATATCGAGAATAGAACGCTCCAGAGAGAGAATGGTCTTGGAGTCTCCGCTGACCAGAAGCAATTTGTGTCCTTTTTTAAAAGATTCCCCATCCTGTATGTCCCAGCTGAGTGCCAGGTCGTACATATCGGCCAATACTTCGACATACTCTCGCCCGCCAAACACCCCGTCACTTTTGGCAATGATATAGGCGCGGATACCCCTGCTCTCACTGATACGCGAAAAAAGGTCTCCCCGTCCGATATCTTCAGAAACCAAGGCTTCTATAAATCTTTTTTTTAACATGTACATTCCTTGAATGATGTGTTACGGATTACGTACTATGAGTTATTTCGTAGCACGTAGCACGCAAGACTATTTTATAGCCAGCATACGTTCCAATGCAAGGTTGGCATACTTGACCGTATGGGGATCCACTACGATCTCGTTGATCGGCTGGTTATCCTCGATGGATTTGAGGGTATTGTAGAGGTCTTCGAGTGTTGTCTCGTTCATGGTCGGACACTCCGGTTTCGTAGATGAGAGGACATAGGTGTTCTTCTTCCGCATTCGGTTGACCAGGTTGTACTCTGTTCCTACCGCTACTTTCTGCCCAGGGTCGAGTTCTGAGACGTATTTGATAAGCTGGGAGGTCGAACCGGAGAAATCTGCGGCGGCCACGATCTTCGGGTCACATTCCGGGTGCACCGCTATCTTGATCCCCGGGAATTTATTACGGTAGAACTCGATATCATCCAGGGTAAAGAGCTGGTGTACGGAACAGAAACCGTTAAAACAGATCACGTCGGCCTCTTGGGGGTCGCACTCTCCCTCACCGATCACACAGGACTTCAATCCCATCTGTATGGCAAAGTTCTGTCCCAGACACCTGTCCGGCACGAAGAGGATCTTCTTGCCACTCTCCAGCCCTTTTTCGATGATCTTGAAAGCATTGGAAGAAGTACAGACCATCCCGCCCATCTCTCCGACCTTGGCTTTGACCGTTGCATCGGAATTGATGTAAGTGATGGGCAGTATGTTATTTTTTTCGATCCCGTGTTTTACCATGTAGTCGATCGAATCGTCAAAATAACTCCCGTCGATCATACGCGCCATGGCGCAGCAGGCGATCTTGGGCATCAGAACACGCTTTTCGGGTGCGATCACTTTCACACTCTGCCCCATGAAACCGACACCGCAGAAGACCACCCAGGGATTCTCGTCCGCCTTGCATTTGCGTGCCAGCTCCAGACTGTCTCCGGTAATATCTGCCATTTCGAAGACTTCATCCCTCTGGTAATAATGTGCGACCACGGTAACAGGGAGCTCTTTCTTGAGTCTCTCTATCTCTGCTTTATAATCAATACTCATAGCTTTCCTTGAACCTGGATTTCATCAAATACTGTCACTACTTATACACAGGTTGATGACAATTTCTGGCTATTTTATCAAAATTCGGTTAAAATTGCACCATCAAATCTATTATCACGGAACTCTTATGAACATCAATATCATTCTCTACCTCTCGGCTTATCTCATCGCAGGCATCCCTTTCGGGTACCTTTTGGCCAAACAGTTCGCCGGCGTGGATATTAAACAGGCAGGCAGCGGAAATATCGGTGCGACCAACGTACTGCGCGTCGTAAAAGAGAAAGACCCAGCACTTGCCAAGAAGCTTGGTGCAGCTACCCTCTTTCTCGATGCCATCAAAGGGATCATCGTCATCCTCATTGCCAAAATGCTTGGTGCACCGCAAAGCGTACTCTGGACATTGGCTGTTCTTTCCGTCGTGGGACACTGTTTCTCGGCCTTTCTCATGTTCGAAGGGGGCAAAGGTGTGGCGACAGGTTTTGGCGTACTGCTTGTCATGATGCCTGTTCCGGCCCTTATCGCCATCGCTGTCTGGATCGGGGTAAGCAAAGGCTTGAAGATATCTTCTCTCTCTTCTCTCATCGCACTTGTAGCCTTTATCATCGCTTCCTATGTACTCTATCCTGAAGTACCGGGGATCGGTTCACATGCACCTATCTGGATTATCTCCATCATTATCTTCTACAAACACATCCCCAATATCGTCCGTCTTTTCAAGCATGAAGAGGCCAAAGTTTAAATGACCATACACATTAAAGCCCTGACACTCGATGTGATCATCGGCCTTCTGGACTTCGAGCGTGAACATACTCAAAAGGTCATCATCGATACGGAAGCAGACTATGACTACGATGAAGAGAACTTCATCGACTATGCAGACATTGTCATACTGATAGAAACAGAGCTCAAAGAGAAACGTTATGAACTGCTCGAAGAAGCCCTTCTCGGTCTGAAAAGTGTCATTACCACTGCCTACCCCCAGATAGAAACACTTTCACTGAAGATCACGAAACCTGACATCCTCCCCAAATGCAGTGTTGCATTGAGTAAACAATGGATTCTGGATTAAGACCGTATAACAGTATTCTTCTCTTCAAGATTTTTAAAAAAACTTTCAGAAACCCCTCTTTTTATGCTATAATTAAGAATGGCTTAAATAAGCAGGTAAAGAAAATATGAGTAACAAATGTAAATGATAAAGGATTCATATGAGAGTATTGATCATAGAAGAAGATAAAACCTTGGGCAACACACTAACACAGCTGCTTGTAGACAACAATTACCAATGTGACCTGGCCGAAAATATGGGAGATGCCAAATATTATCTTGATATCCGTAACTACGACCTTGTATTGATAGGGTGGGGAACAGATGAGCACAATGTCTCACTGATAGCAGATATCAAAAAAGAGACGCATAAGACTTCCGTGATCATTCTTTCCGAAGATACTGACAAAGAGACAGAAATTGAAGCCTTGCGTTCCGGAGCGGATGATTTCATTCGCAAGCCGCTCGATGAAGATGTTCTGCTGATCCGCATCGAAGCCAAACTGCGCTTCGGCGTTTCCAATATCATCGAGATTGAAGAGCTCATTATCAAT
Coding sequences:
- the hsrA gene encoding homeostatic response regulator transcription factor HsrA, which encodes MRVLIIEEDKTLGNTLTQLLVDNNYQCDLAENMGDAKYYLDIRNYDLVLIGWGTDEHNVSLIADIKKETHKTSVIILSEDTDKETEIEALRSGADDFIRKPLDEDVLLIRIEAKLRFGVSNIIEIEELIINPEEEKIIYQGNEIELKGKPFEVLTHLAMHKDQIVSKEQLLDAIWEEPELVTPNVIEVAINQIRQKMDKPLDITTIETVRRRGYRFCFPKKIS
- the plsY gene encoding glycerol-3-phosphate 1-O-acyltransferase PlsY, with amino-acid sequence MNINIILYLSAYLIAGIPFGYLLAKQFAGVDIKQAGSGNIGATNVLRVVKEKDPALAKKLGAATLFLDAIKGIIVILIAKMLGAPQSVLWTLAVLSVVGHCFSAFLMFEGGKGVATGFGVLLVMMPVPALIAIAVWIGVSKGLKISSLSSLIALVAFIIASYVLYPEVPGIGSHAPIWIISIIIFYKHIPNIVRLFKHEEAKV
- a CDS encoding dihydroneopterin aldolase, producing the protein MTIHIKALTLDVIIGLLDFEREHTQKVIIDTEADYDYDEENFIDYADIVILIETELKEKRYELLEEALLGLKSVITTAYPQIETLSLKITKPDILPKCSVALSKQWILD